AGAAGATTCTTTAAAAGCTTTATCTTTAGTTGATAATTTAACAAATGAAATGTTTTTTAATTTTGCAAAAGCCTTTAAACATGATGAAACTTTAGCCGTTGCACAATGTATGCAAATGGATACTAGATATTTAGTCGATTCTTATGCTGATTGTATTGTTATTGGATTATCTTTAGAAGAGGCTACTACTTTATCTTCTATTGATATTGATTTAATTGTGCAAAAAACAAGAGAAAAGTACCCTACTTTTGTAAAAAAATTAAAAGTCATTTCTTCTTCGATTCCTTTTACAAAACTTATAATATCAAAGAAAGATGATTTTTATGATATCTATTTAAATGTAGATAGTAATTTTAGAACTAAATATTTTAATTATAAATTGCCTAAAAGAACTTTTTTAAAGATATTTATAGATAAAAATAAGTTTGATAAATTTATAGCTATTTCTTTAACAAATGAAAAACTAAAAAAAGTTCATAATTCATTGTTAGAAGTGGATGATTCTTTATTAAATCATAACTCTTCTTTTTTATTGGCTTTAAATTCTTTGAATGATAATAATTTAAATAGTGCTTACATCTATTTAGAAAATGCAATATCTAAAACAAAAGATAAAAAGACAATAGATAAATATTTATTTTGGAAATATTATATTACAAAAGATGAAGATATTTTAGAAAACTTATCTAATAGTATTAATTTGAATTTATATTCTACTTTAGCAAATGAACTATTAGCAAAACCTTTGCTTGACGATAGTTTTCTAGAGAGTTTAGACCCTTTTGATATTTTAACAAATGATTATGATTCTAGTAGAATTGCCTTGCTTTATGCTATTGCAAAAATAAAGTCAAAATTTGATGCAAATAAAATTTCAAAAAATTTTGAAGTAGGAATTATGCAACTTAAAACTTCTTTACTTAGAACTATTTCTACAAATTTAAATGAAAGGTATAGTTCTTTTAGTCAATTTAATATGGAAAATAGTATAAAGTATGCAAATATTCATTTAAACAACTTAGAGAATTTATTTAAAGACCCAATATATTTATTTCTTGCATATGAAGGAAATATTAAACTTTTGAATAAATCAAAAGAAAATATATTTAAAAGTGATGATTTATTTAAATCTTTACAAAAGCTTGAATATGTTTCTAATATAGAAAAAGAGTATTTAAAAGATTTTATTCTTTATTACTATTATTTTTATAATAAGTTAACAAAAAAAGAGAAGTTAACTTTATCCTCTATTTTTGAAAATCAATTAGAACTTGACCAAAAGTTGAATGACTAAGTTTTAAGTTTAATGATTTCACCTCTTCTTCTTTTTTATTAAAGTGTACTAAATAGTAATTAGCCCAACTATTTTTTAAAGGTATACTTTCTACTAATTTTGATTTATTATCTAGTTTTACAATACTTGTAGCTATTTCATTGTTTAAAAAAACTTTATAACCATTTTCTGTCAAGTCATGCTTATCTTTATTAACTAAGTGTATACCTATAATAAAACTATTAAGTTTTTCTGTTTGATATTTTTTATCAATTTTATTTAAATATGTAGCAAATAACTGTGCTTTAGTCTCATTTTTATAGTTTAAGTCTCTTTTTTTAGTATATTGTATGGCATTTGCACTTAGTGGGTCTTCTTGAAAATAATTTAAAGCACTAGTTTTTGGTCCACAACCTGTAAAAAGTATTAAAAATAGTAAAGAAGATAGAAAATAAAATTTATTCATAAATTGTTCCTAAGTGATAATAATGTGGCATTTTACACTAAACTTTCTTTAACTATCTTTTGGATAAAATCTGCGCTATGAATAAGAAATATAAAAAATTAGCAATTGCTTTTAGCGGTCCTTCAAATAGTGGAAAAACTACACTTGTTGCCAAGGTATCTAATATACTACAAGATAATGGTTATAAGGTATGTATTATCAAACATGATCCTAAAGATAAAGCACGATTTGATAAACCGGGAAAAGATAGTGATAAGTTTACTCAAACAGGTGCAGATGTTGCAGTAGTTAGTCCTACAAGAACTACTTTGTTTAAACAAGCGACTTCTACAGTTGATGAAATGATTGAATTATTCGGTGACTTTGATTATCTTCTTGTTGAAGGTCTTAAGACGTTACCTCTTCCAAGAATTTCAATCTTTAGAAACAGATTAGATAGAACATATTATCCCGTAACGGATGCAATTGCACATGATGAAACAATTGATAGTAGTGAAATACCATCAGATATTGATAAGTTAGATTTAAATAATCCAGAAGAAGTTATTTCGTGGATTGAAAAAAATGCAAAGAGAGTTTAATGAAAGATATTATTAAAGCTATTGAAGATGCTAGTATTAGGATTAAAGATTTAATTGAAACTGGCGATACTGGTAAAAGTGAAAATGAAAATTCAACTGGTGATACTCAGTTAAAACTTGACATAGCAAGTGATGAAATAATTGAAGAGATATTTGCAAAGATTCCGTCAATTAAAGCAATTGTTAGTGAAGAGCAAGAAGCAATTGTTGATTTAAATGATAATGGAGAGTATTTAATTGCTTATGATCCTTTAGATGGTTCATCTTTAGTTGATGTTAACTTATCAGTAGGTTCTATTTACGGTATATACAAAGATGAATTTAATGCTCAAAATATTATAGCTTCTGTCTATGTAGTATTTGGCCCTAGAGTTGAAATGGTAGTTGCACTTGATAATTGTGTAAAAATGTATAGATTATTAGCAGGAGAGTTTAAATATATTCAAGAT
This portion of the Arcobacter sp. LA11 genome encodes:
- a CDS encoding transglycosylase SLT domain-containing protein, which codes for MKHLIFLLACIFLLNAQEIEKEENQTELTFDWLLTLNKGIKRDFYVNEYLQKDISSEDSLKALSLVDNLTNEMFFNFAKAFKHDETLAVAQCMQMDTRYLVDSYADCIVIGLSLEEATTLSSIDIDLIVQKTREKYPTFVKKLKVISSSIPFTKLIISKKDDFYDIYLNVDSNFRTKYFNYKLPKRTFLKIFIDKNKFDKFIAISLTNEKLKKVHNSLLEVDDSLLNHNSSFLLALNSLNDNNLNSAYIYLENAISKTKDKKTIDKYLFWKYYITKDEDILENLSNSINLNLYSTLANELLAKPLLDDSFLESLDPFDILTNDYDSSRIALLYAIAKIKSKFDANKISKNFEVGIMQLKTSLLRTISTNLNERYSSFSQFNMENSIKYANIHLNNLENLFKDPIYLFLAYEGNIKLLNKSKENIFKSDDLFKSLQKLEYVSNIEKEYLKDFILYYYYFYNKLTKKEKLTLSSIFENQLELDQKLND
- the mobB gene encoding molybdopterin-guanine dinucleotide biosynthesis protein B — translated: MNKKYKKLAIAFSGPSNSGKTTLVAKVSNILQDNGYKVCIIKHDPKDKARFDKPGKDSDKFTQTGADVAVVSPTRTTLFKQATSTVDEMIELFGDFDYLLVEGLKTLPLPRISIFRNRLDRTYYPVTDAIAHDETIDSSEIPSDIDKLDLNNPEEVISWIEKNAKRV
- a CDS encoding class 1 fructose-bisphosphatase; the protein is MKDIIKAIEDASIRIKDLIETGDTGKSENENSTGDTQLKLDIASDEIIEEIFAKIPSIKAIVSEEQEAIVDLNDNGEYLIAYDPLDGSSLVDVNLSVGSIYGIYKDEFNAQNIIASVYVVFGPRVEMVVALDNCVKMYRLLAGEFKYIQDIKLNAKGKLNAPGSTQNCWAPYHKTMIDDIFNDGYRLRYSGGMVPDLHQILLKGGGLFSYPGTTDRPKGKLRQLFEVFPFALTYEFANGGAIDGLKRVLEVETTHIHDTTPCFFGSNEEINRVLEVYKNNAR